A window of the Candidatus Thermoplasmatota archaeon genome harbors these coding sequences:
- a CDS encoding KGG domain-containing protein, translated as MAQKRGKGEPMTLSDAGRLGGEKRKRELGAEGYSKLGQKGGEAVKRKYGPDFYSKIGHKGGEVRKEQLGTEGYAKLGHKGGESVKEHYGPEHFSEIGRKGGETVARTKGPEFYSEIGRKGGEARVEQSRRAEAAPPRAEAETAAEEEEKPREAEEEP; from the coding sequence ATGGCGCAGAAGCGAGGCAAGGGCGAACCCATGACCCTCTCGGACGCCGGACGCCTGGGCGGCGAGAAGCGGAAGCGCGAGCTCGGGGCCGAAGGCTATTCCAAGCTGGGTCAGAAGGGCGGAGAAGCGGTCAAGCGGAAGTACGGGCCCGATTTCTACTCGAAGATCGGCCACAAGGGCGGCGAGGTCCGCAAGGAGCAGCTCGGCACCGAGGGCTACGCGAAGCTCGGCCACAAGGGCGGCGAGAGCGTGAAGGAGCACTACGGGCCGGAGCACTTCTCGGAGATCGGCCGCAAGGGCGGCGAGACGGTCGCGCGCACGAAGGGGCCGGAGTTCTATTCGGAGATCGGCCGCAAGGGCGGCGAGGCGCGCGTCGAGCAGTCCCGCCGCGCCGAGGCGGCGCCTCCGCGGGCCGAAGCAGAGACCGCGGCGGAGGAAGAGGAGAAACCGCGCGAGGCCGAAGAGGAACCGTGA
- a CDS encoding cation diffusion facilitator family transporter, with amino-acid sequence MSAHGHGHDHGARADDVASNRRRLAIVATVAGLIIVIEAAAGFLANSLVLLSDAGHASTDFAALLLAAYAVSVAARPATAEKTFGYRRSEIVAAFVNALGLWVISAVLVVEAARRLLEPGEVDGDIVIAVGLVTLVANGGMALFLSRGAHANLNVEGARLHILSDAVGSAAAVVAGLAVKFQGWTWADPAITLFVTFLIVRWALRLTRETLHILLEGAPARVDPNRLRADLTAIPGVIQVHDLHVWSLTAGVDTMSAHVVVDDPARGPEITARIRRDVAPKYRLEHLTLEVEAADSDCEGCEPLRRGASA; translated from the coding sequence GTGAGCGCGCACGGCCACGGCCACGACCACGGCGCGCGCGCGGACGACGTCGCGTCGAACCGCCGCCGGCTCGCGATTGTCGCGACCGTCGCCGGCCTCATCATCGTCATCGAGGCCGCGGCCGGGTTCCTCGCGAACTCGCTCGTCCTCCTTTCCGACGCGGGACACGCGTCCACCGATTTCGCGGCGCTCCTCCTCGCCGCGTACGCGGTGAGCGTCGCCGCGCGTCCCGCGACCGCCGAGAAGACATTCGGTTATCGGCGCAGCGAGATCGTGGCCGCGTTCGTGAACGCGCTCGGGCTCTGGGTCATCTCGGCCGTCCTCGTCGTCGAGGCCGCCCGCCGGCTCCTCGAGCCCGGCGAGGTGGACGGCGACATCGTCATCGCGGTGGGCCTCGTGACGCTCGTCGCGAACGGGGGCATGGCGCTCTTCCTCTCGCGCGGGGCGCACGCGAACCTGAACGTCGAAGGCGCGAGGCTGCACATCCTCTCCGACGCCGTGGGCTCCGCGGCCGCGGTCGTCGCGGGCCTCGCGGTGAAGTTCCAGGGGTGGACGTGGGCCGACCCGGCGATCACGCTCTTCGTGACCTTCCTCATCGTGCGCTGGGCGCTGCGACTGACGCGGGAGACGCTCCACATCCTCCTCGAGGGCGCGCCCGCCCGCGTCGACCCCAACCGGCTGCGCGCGGACCTCACGGCGATTCCCGGCGTGATCCAGGTCCACGACCTGCACGTCTGGAGCCTCACCGCGGGCGTCGACACGATGAGCGCGCACGTGGTGGTGGACGACCCTGCGCGGGGACCCGAGATCACGGCCCGGATTCGCCGCGACGTCGCCCCGAAGTACCGCCTGGAGCACCTCACGCTCGAGGTCGAGGCGGCGGACTCCGACTGCGAGGGTTGCGAGCCGCTGCGCCGCGGCGCGTCCGCGTGA
- the pheA gene encoding prephenate dehydratase: MTAVAFQGEPGAYSEMAARRFFGDTVETVPCRTLADVFQALVTGRVDRAVAAVENSQAGTIHTTIDLLRSHDVFAIGETVVPVRHALMAPAGLALVDVRRVLSHASALDQCAAFIEARGLEAVAVYDTAGAAKLVAEERRPGDAAIASVAAAARYGLAILAEDVQTIQDNRTRFLALGRAPAPRSDGSAKTVLVFATDHRPGALHEALGALARRRLNLLKLESRPSRQRPWEYVFHVDFEGHRDDPSVREALADLARLTTFLKVLGSFARND; the protein is encoded by the coding sequence TTGACCGCCGTCGCGTTCCAGGGCGAGCCGGGCGCCTACAGCGAGATGGCCGCGCGTCGCTTCTTCGGCGACACGGTCGAGACCGTCCCCTGCCGCACCCTCGCCGACGTCTTCCAGGCGCTCGTCACCGGCCGGGTCGACCGCGCGGTCGCGGCCGTGGAGAACTCCCAGGCGGGCACGATCCACACGACGATCGACCTCCTGCGCAGCCACGACGTGTTCGCGATCGGCGAGACGGTGGTGCCGGTGCGTCATGCCCTCATGGCGCCGGCCGGCCTTGCGCTCGTGGACGTCCGGCGCGTCCTCTCCCACGCAAGCGCGCTCGACCAGTGCGCCGCGTTCATCGAGGCGCGCGGGCTCGAGGCCGTCGCGGTCTACGATACGGCAGGCGCGGCGAAGCTCGTCGCCGAGGAGCGACGCCCCGGGGACGCCGCGATCGCCTCCGTCGCGGCGGCCGCGCGTTACGGGCTTGCGATCCTCGCGGAGGACGTCCAGACGATCCAGGACAACCGCACGCGTTTCCTCGCCCTCGGCCGCGCCCCCGCGCCCCGCTCCGACGGATCCGCGAAGACCGTGCTCGTCTTCGCGACGGACCACCGGCCCGGCGCGCTGCACGAGGCGCTCGGCGCGCTCGCGCGGCGAAGGCTGAACCTGCTCAAGCTCGAAAGCCGACCGTCGCGGCAGCGTCCGTGGGAGTACGTGTTCCACGTCGACTTCGAAGGCCATCGCGACGATCCGAGCGTGCGCGAGGCGCTCGCGGATCTCGCGCGCCTCACGACGTTCCTCAAGGTGCTCGGAAGCTTCGCGCGCAACGATTGA
- a CDS encoding signal recognition particle protein Srp54 — MVLEGLGDSLRSTLKKIANARAIDATLVKEIVRDIQRALLQADVNVKLALQLTKRIEERALTEKPPAGMASREHVVRIVYEELVNVLGKPRDLPLKHQTIMMVGLYGQGKTTTCGKLAKHFQKKGLRVGLVAADVHRPAAYEQLKTLAEQVGCHFHGEPSAYKGQSATDAQVAGRVAAGIVARAIAALKPKTDVIIVDTAGRDKLEAGLIEEMKEIFAAAKPDEKFLVMDAQVGQQAGPQAQAFHDAVQVTGVIITKLDGTAKGGGALSAVSVTKAPVMFIGVGEKVDDFEKFDPARFISRLLGMGDIQTLLEKAQEVVGDEEKAEATAKNIMSGRFTLLDMRDQMEMLSGMGPLSKVLDMIPGMGRAKIPKAQMEETQKKLEKFKIIMSSMTREEMEEPGVIKASRIKRISLGSGVDPHEVKELLKYYETSRKTMKGLASNKKMQRRLMKQFEGAEGLEGIR, encoded by the coding sequence ATGGTCCTGGAAGGCCTCGGCGACTCCCTGCGATCGACCCTCAAGAAGATCGCGAACGCTCGGGCGATCGACGCGACGCTCGTGAAGGAGATCGTGCGGGACATCCAGCGGGCGCTCCTCCAGGCGGACGTCAACGTCAAGCTGGCCCTCCAGCTCACGAAGCGGATCGAGGAGCGCGCCCTCACGGAGAAGCCTCCGGCGGGGATGGCGAGCCGCGAGCACGTGGTCCGCATCGTGTACGAGGAGCTCGTGAACGTCCTCGGGAAGCCGCGCGACCTCCCGCTCAAGCACCAGACGATCATGATGGTGGGCCTGTACGGCCAGGGCAAGACGACGACCTGCGGCAAGCTCGCGAAGCACTTCCAGAAGAAGGGCCTGCGCGTGGGTCTCGTCGCGGCGGACGTCCACCGCCCGGCGGCGTACGAGCAGCTCAAGACGCTCGCGGAGCAGGTGGGCTGCCACTTCCACGGCGAGCCGTCGGCGTACAAGGGCCAGTCCGCGACGGATGCGCAGGTCGCGGGCCGCGTCGCGGCGGGCATCGTCGCGCGCGCGATCGCGGCGCTCAAGCCCAAGACGGACGTGATCATCGTCGACACGGCCGGCCGCGACAAGCTCGAGGCGGGCCTCATCGAGGAGATGAAGGAGATCTTCGCGGCCGCGAAGCCGGACGAGAAGTTCCTCGTGATGGACGCGCAGGTCGGACAGCAGGCGGGTCCGCAGGCGCAGGCGTTCCACGACGCCGTGCAGGTGACGGGCGTCATCATCACCAAGCTCGACGGCACGGCCAAGGGCGGCGGCGCGCTCTCCGCGGTCTCGGTCACGAAGGCGCCCGTGATGTTCATCGGCGTCGGCGAGAAGGTCGACGACTTCGAGAAGTTCGATCCCGCGCGGTTCATCAGCCGCCTCCTCGGCATGGGCGACATCCAGACGCTCCTCGAGAAGGCGCAGGAGGTCGTGGGGGACGAGGAGAAGGCGGAGGCGACGGCGAAGAACATCATGTCGGGTCGCTTCACGCTGCTCGACATGCGGGACCAGATGGAGATGCTCTCGGGCATGGGGCCGCTCTCGAAGGTCCTCGACATGATCCCGGGCATGGGCCGCGCGAAGATCCCGAAGGCCCAGATGGAAGAGACCCAGAAGAAGCTCGAGAAGTTCAAGATCATCATGTCGTCCATGACGCGCGAGGAGATGGAGGAGCCGGGCGTCATCAAGGCGAGCCGCATCAAGCGCATCTCGCTCGGGTCGGGCGTCGATCCGCACGAGGTGAAGGAGCTGCTGAAATACTACGAGACGAGCCGCAAGACGATGAAGGGTCTCGCCTCCAACAAGAAGATGCAGCGGCGGCTCATGAAGCAGTTCGAGGGCGCGGAAGGCCTCGAAGGGATCCGCTGA